One genomic window of Lepeophtheirus salmonis chromosome 5, UVic_Lsal_1.4, whole genome shotgun sequence includes the following:
- the Ts gene encoding thymidylate synthase, protein MNQHEEYQYLNLISNIIKNGNNKGDRTGTGTKSIFGAQMRFSLRNNVFPLLTTKTVFIRGIAEELFWFIRGSTNANELKEKKVRIWDGNSSREFLDSMGFTNREEGDLGPVYGFQWRHYGAEYNNMHTDYQGKGVDQLSHVIKTIKENPNDRRILMCAWNPKDIPLMALPPCHCLAQFYVANGELSCQLYQRSADMGLGVPFNIASYSLLTIMLAHVTNLKPGEFIHTLGDAHVYNNHIDALEEQLKREPRPFPTMKLKRNVECIESFTFDDFELIGYNPHPKIVMKMAV, encoded by the coding sequence ATGAATCAACACGAAGAATATCAGTACCTTAACTTGATTTCTAACATTATCAAAAATGGCAATAATAAGGGGGATCGCACTGGAACAGggacaaaatcaatttttggcgCCCAGATGAGATTTTCTTTACGAAATAATGTTTTTCCATTACTAACTAccaaaactgtttttataaGAGGAATCGCAGAAGAATTATTTTGGTTTATTCGAGGATCAACAAATGCAAATGAGCTTAAGGAAAAAAAGGTGAGGATATGGGATGGAAACTCCTCAAGGGAATTTTTAGATTCTATGGGATTTACCAACAGAGAAGAGGGAGATCTCGGTCCAGTATATGGATTCCAATGGCGTCATTATGGAGCGGAATACAATAATATGCACACTGACTACCAAGGGAAAGGAGTTGACCAGCTTTCTCATGTTATCAAGACTATAAAAGAAAACCCAAACGATCGTCGTATATTAATGTGCGCCTGGAATCCTAAAGATATTCCCCTGATGGCTCTTCCCCCTTGTCACTGTTTGGCTCAATTTTATGTTGCCAATGGTGAACTATCTTGTCAATTATATCAACGATCTGCAGATATGGGATTAGGAGTACCTTTTAACATAGCAAGTTATTCTCTCTTAACGATTATGTTGGCCCATGTGACCAATCTCAAACCTGGTGAATTCATTCATACCTTAGGTGATGCACACGTATACAACAATCACATTGATGCCTTAGAAGAACAATTAAAGAGAGAGCCACGTCCATTCCCCACTATGAAATTGAAACGAAATGTGGAATGCATAGAGAGTTTTACATTTGATGACTTTGAGCTCATAGGATATAATCCTCACCCTAAAATAGTTATGAAGATGGCCGTCTGa
- the slx1 gene encoding structure-specific endonuclease subunit slx1 isoform X1: MSESDEIESFFGCYLLMSENPKYKGRMYVGFTVDPVRRLKQHNAGSAFGGARRTSAKGPWTMVLLVQGFPNQISALRFEWAWQHPSRSRRLSSRVTPKTSKEKSLNFHVRVVAEMLLAPPWVRLPLTLRWLRPDLVSFPTGKDPPIHMPIVYGPVRSIKIASKANDSPEQEILICSICFSDIDITDESVKCISHKCSAASHMTCLANHFLVKDPERLLPVNGSCPVCDLDILWGDIIRKKNGCYSNLSDSS; encoded by the exons ATGTCGGAATCGGATGAAATCGAATCCTTTTTTGGATGTTATTTACTAATGAGTGAAAATCCCAAATACAAAGGTCGTATGTATGTTGGATTCACCGTGGATCCAGTTCGACGACTAAAGCAACATAATGCTGGATCCGCCTTTGGAGGAGCTCGGCGAACATCTGCTAAAGGTCCATGG ACAATGGTACTTCTTGTCCAAGGTTTCCCTAATCAAATATCTGCTCTCCGATTCGAATGGGCTTGGCAACATCCTTCTCGATCTCGACGACTTTCATCTCGAGTAACTCCTAAAACCTCTAAAGAAAAGTCTCTAAATTTTCATGTGAGAGTTGTGGCTGAAATGCTCTTAGCACCTCCTTGGGTTCGCCTTCCTCTTACACTTCGATGGCTTCGACCAGATCTGGTTTCTTTTCCGACTGGAAAGGATCCTCCTATTCACATGCCCATTGTTTATGGTCCTGTTCGCTCTATCAAAATCGCATCTAAAGCTAATGACTCTCCTGAGCAAGAAATACTTATATGCTCAATTTGTTTTAGTGATATTGATATTACGGATGAATCTGTTAAATGTATTTCACATAAATGCTCCGCTGCTTCACATATGACATGCCTTGCAAATCATTTTCTTGTCAAAGATCCTGAAAGACTATTACCTGTTAATGGAAGTTGTCCTGTCTGTGATTTAGATATCTTGTGGGGGGACATTATTCGGAAAAAGAATGGGTGCTATTCAAATTTGTCAGATAGTTCTTAA
- the slx1 gene encoding structure-specific endonuclease subunit slx1 isoform X2: MLDPPLEELGEHLLKTMVLLVQGFPNQISALRFEWAWQHPSRSRRLSSRVTPKTSKEKSLNFHVRVVAEMLLAPPWVRLPLTLRWLRPDLVSFPTGKDPPIHMPIVYGPVRSIKIASKANDSPEQEILICSICFSDIDITDESVKCISHKCSAASHMTCLANHFLVKDPERLLPVNGSCPVCDLDILWGDIIRKKNGCYSNLSDSS, encoded by the exons ATGCTGGATCCGCCTTTGGAGGAGCTCGGCGAACATCTGCTAAAG ACAATGGTACTTCTTGTCCAAGGTTTCCCTAATCAAATATCTGCTCTCCGATTCGAATGGGCTTGGCAACATCCTTCTCGATCTCGACGACTTTCATCTCGAGTAACTCCTAAAACCTCTAAAGAAAAGTCTCTAAATTTTCATGTGAGAGTTGTGGCTGAAATGCTCTTAGCACCTCCTTGGGTTCGCCTTCCTCTTACACTTCGATGGCTTCGACCAGATCTGGTTTCTTTTCCGACTGGAAAGGATCCTCCTATTCACATGCCCATTGTTTATGGTCCTGTTCGCTCTATCAAAATCGCATCTAAAGCTAATGACTCTCCTGAGCAAGAAATACTTATATGCTCAATTTGTTTTAGTGATATTGATATTACGGATGAATCTGTTAAATGTATTTCACATAAATGCTCCGCTGCTTCACATATGACATGCCTTGCAAATCATTTTCTTGTCAAAGATCCTGAAAGACTATTACCTGTTAATGGAAGTTGTCCTGTCTGTGATTTAGATATCTTGTGGGGGGACATTATTCGGAAAAAGAATGGGTGCTATTCAAATTTGTCAGATAGTTCTTAA